From the Leptolyngbya sp. O-77 genome, one window contains:
- a CDS encoding ABC transporter ATP-binding protein gives MPDFAAESAALPKLEVCQVSKSYRVQGKLLQVLDEINLEIFPREFVCLVGASGCGKSTLLNIVAGLVPPSSGEVRVDGQVVPGPGADRGMVFQSYTLYPWLTVAQNVAFGLRLQKMPKAQQQERVAYYLNTVGLTQFAGAYPKQLSGGMKQRVAIARALATEPEVLLMDEPFGALDAQTKEQMQQFLQDLWQQTHITVLMITHDVEEAIYLSQRVHVMSSRPGRLKQEVPIDLPEQRDLDLKLSPEFLSLKREILHSLRE, from the coding sequence ATGCCTGATTTTGCTGCTGAATCCGCTGCGTTGCCCAAGCTCGAAGTGTGCCAGGTGTCCAAGTCCTATCGGGTACAGGGCAAGCTGCTTCAGGTCTTAGACGAGATTAACCTGGAGATCTTTCCGCGTGAATTTGTCTGTCTGGTGGGGGCTTCGGGCTGCGGCAAGTCTACCCTGCTGAATATTGTGGCGGGGCTGGTGCCGCCCTCTAGCGGGGAAGTGCGGGTGGATGGGCAGGTGGTGCCGGGGCCGGGAGCCGATCGAGGCATGGTGTTCCAGAGCTACACGCTCTATCCCTGGCTAACCGTGGCGCAAAACGTTGCCTTTGGGCTGCGACTGCAAAAAATGCCCAAAGCGCAGCAGCAAGAGCGCGTCGCTTACTACCTCAACACTGTAGGGCTGACGCAGTTTGCCGGAGCTTACCCCAAGCAGCTTTCTGGCGGCATGAAGCAGCGAGTGGCGATCGCCCGCGCCCTGGCCACCGAACCCGAAGTGCTGCTCATGGACGAACCCTTCGGCGCACTGGATGCTCAGACCAAAGAGCAGATGCAACAATTTCTGCAAGACCTCTGGCAGCAGACCCACATCACCGTGCTGATGATTACCCACGATGTCGAAGAAGCCATTTACCTGTCGCAGCGCGTCCACGTCATGAGCAGCCGCCCCGGCCGCCTCAAGCAAGAAGTCCCCATCGATCTGCCTGAACAGCGCGATCTGGATCTGAAGCTGTCTCCGGAGTTTCTCAGCCTCAAGCGGGAGATTTTGCACAGTCTGCGGGAGTGA
- a CDS encoding ABC transporter permease, protein MTALPDPPFAPAPKQYLQPSVFWGIRQDFPKRLALLLIGLALGVPLLLWAIASYGGWVRPIFLPTPTAVVQAGIGLLQDGLLRDVLASCGRVLGGFLLAALVGVPMGILMGTFDSMESLFAPLVGTVRYMPVVAFVPLIVIWVGLGEWSKVLIIFLGVVLYNAIMVADAVKFIPNEMIHVAYTLGAKRRDVLFRVIMPAVFPSVLDTLRVNISGAWNYLVIAELVAAQSGLGFRIVQSQRFLQTDKVLFCIAIIGGIGLLLDYTLRAISRRLTPWADQTR, encoded by the coding sequence ATGACCGCGCTCCCCGATCCCCCATTCGCGCCCGCGCCCAAACAATACCTCCAGCCCTCCGTCTTCTGGGGCATTCGTCAGGACTTTCCCAAACGGCTAGCGCTGCTGCTGATTGGGCTGGCGCTGGGGGTGCCGCTGCTGCTGTGGGCGATCGCCAGCTATGGCGGCTGGGTGCGACCGATATTTTTGCCCACGCCGACGGCTGTCGTTCAGGCGGGCATTGGGCTATTGCAGGATGGGCTGCTGCGCGATGTGCTGGCAAGCTGCGGTCGGGTGCTGGGGGGCTTTTTGCTGGCGGCGCTGGTGGGCGTGCCGATGGGCATTCTCATGGGCACGTTTGACAGCATGGAGAGTCTGTTTGCACCGCTGGTGGGCACGGTGCGCTACATGCCTGTGGTTGCCTTTGTGCCGCTGATTGTGATTTGGGTAGGGCTGGGGGAATGGTCGAAGGTGCTGATTATTTTTCTGGGCGTGGTGCTGTACAACGCCATCATGGTAGCGGATGCGGTGAAATTTATCCCCAACGAGATGATCCACGTTGCCTATACGCTGGGGGCCAAGCGGCGCGACGTGCTGTTTAGGGTGATCATGCCTGCGGTCTTTCCCAGCGTGCTGGATACGCTACGGGTGAATATTTCCGGCGCGTGGAACTATCTGGTGATTGCAGAATTGGTAGCAGCGCAGAGCGGGCTGGGCTTTCGCATCGTGCAGTCGCAGCGGTTTCTACAAACCGACAAGGTGCTGTTTTGCATTGCCATCATCGGCGGCATCGGGCTACTGCTGGACTACACGCTGCGGGCAATCTCGCGCCGCCTCACACCCTGGGCTGATCAAACCCGCTGA
- a CDS encoding DUF2997 domain-containing protein — protein sequence MVACRKKVTGIVGASCAEVTAAIEAQLGQVLSQEPTSEFFAQPNTVSPTQSQSAFSEW from the coding sequence ATGGTCGCGTGCAGGAAAAAAGTCACTGGCATTGTCGGTGCTTCCTGCGCCGAGGTCACTGCTGCGATTGAAGCGCAGTTAGGACAGGTGCTGAGCCAAGAGCCAACTTCTGAGTTTTTTGCACAGCCGAATACAGTCTCTCCGACCCAATCTCAGTCAGCCTTCAGCGAGTGGTAG
- a CDS encoding DUF1257 domain-containing protein: MSHFSQIKTQIRDLTSLQQALTDLGVEWKAGPQPVRGYRGQTHEAEVVIEQDNGYDVGFSWNGQEYALVSDLQYWQQPLSVDGFLRRVTQRYAYHTVVKETTRQGFQVAEEQRQSDGSIRLVVQRWSA; encoded by the coding sequence ATGTCACACTTTAGCCAAATCAAAACTCAGATCCGCGATTTAACCTCCCTCCAGCAAGCCCTGACCGATTTGGGCGTGGAATGGAAGGCTGGCCCCCAGCCTGTGCGCGGCTATCGCGGACAAACCCACGAGGCAGAAGTCGTCATCGAGCAAGACAACGGCTACGATGTCGGCTTTAGTTGGAATGGTCAGGAATATGCACTGGTGTCTGACCTGCAATATTGGCAGCAGCCCTTGTCGGTCGATGGCTTTCTGCGCCGCGTGACCCAGCGCTACGCCTATCACACGGTGGTCAAGGAAACGACCCGCCAAGGCTTCCAGGTAGCCGAAGAGCAGCGCCAGTCCGACGGCTCGATCCGGCTGGTAGTGCAGCGCTGGAGCGCCTAG
- a CDS encoding ferredoxin: MKCSFIEKQVRPDWGDRPIALTEPRYMDEFSSSNPPWDSAEPTGLEPELGGDWRDSSERTGFEPELGGEVRQKGVYVDEVTCIGCKHCAHVARNTFFIEPDYGRSRVIRQDGDLEEVIQEAIDTCPVDCIHWVDYTELKKLEEERQYQVIPVAGFPVDRSLIAANMRRKRAAAKRRKAE; the protein is encoded by the coding sequence TTGAAGTGCAGTTTCATAGAAAAGCAGGTTAGGCCCGATTGGGGCGATCGCCCTATTGCGCTGACCGAACCGAGGTATATGGACGAATTCTCTTCCTCAAATCCGCCGTGGGATTCGGCAGAACCGACTGGACTGGAGCCAGAACTGGGCGGCGACTGGCGCGACTCGTCTGAGCGCACTGGCTTCGAGCCAGAACTAGGCGGCGAGGTGCGCCAGAAAGGGGTCTATGTGGATGAAGTGACCTGCATCGGCTGCAAGCACTGCGCTCACGTTGCCCGCAATACGTTTTTCATCGAGCCAGACTATGGGCGATCGCGCGTTATCCGCCAAGACGGCGACCTGGAGGAGGTCATCCAGGAAGCAATCGACACCTGCCCGGTGGACTGCATTCACTGGGTCGATTACACCGAACTCAAAAAGCTGGAAGAGGAGCGCCAGTATCAGGTGATTCCCGTCGCAGGCTTTCCGGTCGATCGCTCCCTGATTGCGGCCAATATGCGGCGGAAGCGGGCTGCGGCAAAGCGACGAAAGGCAGAGTGA
- the priA gene encoding primosomal protein N', with protein sequence MLPTFANPLESLDPRQAAPSVAEGRAAYRPAEGDARWVEALVDCPGAQELYTYRLPPGIAVAPGDILSVPFGGRQLGAIAIRLVTELPASLDAAAIRPIEEVVCRSFFPAGYWELLQRVAQYYCTPLIQVVRTALPPGLLGRSQRRIRLNRAALPEAPNCFHPAAQQLLSKLQAQKSGDYTWQFLQRQVKGARAGLQELLARGWVESYLEPPAPVRPKLRQAVTLVHPDGADLSPRQREVVEVLKRSSGELWLQDLLQRCQVSSSVVKGLAQKGWVEIQPREVLRAEAGGAVAGVGAGPAELTPDQAKVLAAITALQQFQPVLLHGVTGSGKTEVYARAIAPVLARSQSALVLVPEIGLTPQLTDRFRARFGEAVRVYHSALSDGERYDTWRQMLSGEPQIVIGTRSAVFAPLPHLGLIVLDEEHDSTFKQDQPAPCYHARTVAQWRAQQVNCPLLLGSATPALDTWAARASIPSPTALLTLSLPQRIHARPMPPIEVVDMRRELQQGNRSIFSRSLQEALIELRSQRRQGILFIHRRGHSTFVSCRSCGHVMTCPHCDISLTYHQVQAEGYESLRCHYCGYGQTHPDRCPACESPYLKHFGSGSQRVVQELARELPDLRCLRFDSDTTRAKGSHRALLTRFAQGEADLLVGTQMLTKGIDLPQVTLVGVVAADGLLHLADYRASERAFQMLLQVAGRAGRGREPGRVIVQTYSPEHPVIQAVQGQQYEPFAEQELAHRQSLGYPPYRSLVLLRLSGLDNAAVKRTAETLAAQLARQIPQAELLGPAPAAIARVANRYRWQILLKADTFSDAEREMLKALRSHVPTSVSLTIDVDPLNLM encoded by the coding sequence ATGCTTCCAACGTTTGCAAATCCTCTAGAGTCGCTCGACCCGCGACAGGCAGCCCCTAGTGTGGCGGAAGGAAGGGCTGCCTATCGACCGGCGGAGGGTGATGCCCGCTGGGTCGAGGCGCTGGTCGATTGTCCGGGGGCGCAGGAACTCTATACCTATCGACTGCCGCCAGGGATAGCGGTTGCGCCTGGAGATATTTTGAGCGTGCCCTTTGGCGGGCGGCAACTGGGGGCGATCGCCATTCGCCTGGTAACTGAGCTTCCGGCCAGCTTAGACGCAGCAGCAATTCGGCCGATAGAAGAGGTCGTCTGCCGCAGCTTTTTTCCAGCGGGGTATTGGGAACTGCTGCAACGAGTCGCGCAGTACTACTGCACGCCGCTGATTCAGGTGGTGCGGACGGCGCTGCCGCCAGGTCTGCTGGGGCGATCGCAGCGTCGGATTCGTTTGAATCGGGCCGCGCTGCCGGAGGCGCCTAACTGTTTTCATCCCGCAGCGCAGCAGCTTTTAAGCAAGCTCCAGGCTCAGAAATCGGGCGACTATACCTGGCAGTTTTTGCAGCGGCAGGTGAAGGGGGCGCGGGCTGGGCTGCAAGAACTGCTGGCGCGGGGCTGGGTGGAGAGCTATCTAGAGCCGCCTGCGCCCGTGCGTCCTAAACTGCGGCAGGCAGTAACGCTGGTGCATCCAGATGGCGCAGACCTCAGCCCCCGCCAGCGAGAGGTGGTGGAGGTGCTGAAGCGCAGCAGCGGCGAGCTGTGGCTCCAAGACCTGCTGCAACGCTGCCAGGTTAGTTCCTCGGTGGTTAAGGGGCTGGCTCAAAAAGGGTGGGTGGAAATCCAGCCGCGAGAGGTGCTGAGGGCGGAAGCGGGCGGGGCAGTCGCGGGGGTTGGCGCAGGCCCCGCAGAACTGACCCCAGACCAAGCAAAGGTACTGGCGGCTATCACGGCACTCCAGCAGTTTCAGCCCGTCTTGCTGCATGGTGTCACCGGGTCGGGCAAGACGGAAGTCTATGCGAGGGCGATCGCCCCAGTGCTGGCCCGCAGCCAGTCTGCCCTAGTGCTGGTGCCCGAAATTGGGCTAACGCCTCAACTGACGGATCGCTTTCGGGCGCGGTTTGGCGAAGCCGTGCGAGTCTATCACAGCGCCCTGTCCGACGGCGAACGCTACGACACTTGGCGACAAATGCTCAGCGGTGAGCCGCAAATCGTCATCGGCACGCGCTCTGCTGTCTTTGCGCCGCTGCCCCACTTGGGGCTGATCGTCCTCGACGAAGAACACGACTCCACCTTCAAGCAAGACCAGCCCGCTCCTTGCTATCATGCCCGCACGGTCGCCCAGTGGCGGGCCCAGCAGGTCAACTGCCCTCTGCTCCTCGGCTCTGCCACCCCCGCCCTCGACACCTGGGCCGCCCGCGCTTCCATTCCCTCTCCCACTGCCCTGCTCACCCTCTCGCTTCCCCAGCGCATCCACGCCCGTCCGATGCCTCCCATCGAGGTGGTAGACATGCGCCGCGAGCTTCAGCAGGGCAACCGATCGATCTTTAGCCGATCGCTCCAAGAGGCGCTCATAGAACTGCGATCGCAGCGACGACAGGGCATTTTATTCATCCATCGGCGGGGGCACAGCACCTTTGTCTCCTGCCGGAGTTGCGGCCACGTCATGACCTGCCCCCACTGCGACATCTCGCTGACCTATCACCAGGTGCAGGCAGAAGGCTATGAATCGTTGCGATGCCACTATTGCGGCTATGGGCAAACCCACCCCGATCGCTGCCCGGCGTGCGAATCGCCCTACCTGAAACACTTTGGCAGCGGCTCTCAGCGCGTCGTACAGGAACTCGCCCGCGAACTGCCCGACCTGCGCTGCCTGCGGTTTGACAGCGACACCACCCGCGCCAAAGGCAGCCATCGGGCCCTCCTCACCCGCTTTGCTCAAGGCGAGGCGGATTTGCTAGTGGGGACGCAAATGCTGACCAAAGGCATCGATCTGCCCCAGGTGACGCTGGTGGGTGTGGTGGCGGCAGACGGGCTGCTGCACCTGGCAGACTACCGCGCCAGCGAGCGGGCGTTTCAAATGCTGCTTCAGGTGGCGGGGCGGGCAGGGCGTGGCCGCGAACCGGGGCGGGTGATCGTGCAGACCTACTCGCCAGAGCATCCGGTGATTCAGGCCGTGCAGGGACAGCAGTACGAACCCTTTGCCGAGCAAGAGCTGGCCCACCGCCAGAGCTTGGGCTATCCGCCCTATCGGTCACTGGTGTTGCTGCGGCTTAGCGGTCTGGATAATGCCGCCGTCAAGCGCACCGCAGAAACCCTGGCGGCGCAACTCGCTCGGCAGATTCCCCAGGCGGAATTGCTGGGGCCGGCCCCAGCGGCGATCGCCCGCGTGGCCAACCGCTACCGCTGGCAGATTTTGCTGAAAGCCGACACCTTTTCGGATGCAGAGCGGGAAATGCTCAAAGCGCTGCGATCGCACGTCCCGACGAGTGTCAGCTTGACGATTGATGTCGATCCGCTGAATTTGATGTGA